Genomic DNA from uncultured Desulfuromusa sp.:
CTCAGGTCTGTGCCGGGTTATCGCGACAGGACGTAACTATTTTTCTGCATGCAAAGTTTTGAGCGAAGATTTCCCCATTGATTATCTGGTTTTCTCCTGCGGAGCAGGGATTATGAACTGGAAAACCAAGGAGATCATTCAAGCGCAACACCTGTCCAAAGAACAAGTCGAAAAAATTGCTGCCGTATTGCTTGATCACCAGGTTGACTTTTCGATTCAGGATAAAATCCCCGACAACCACCACTTCAGCTATAGCCTGAGAAATAAAGACAATGAAGACTTCAAGCGGAGACTGGATATTTATAACGGCTACACCAGGCTTCTCAATGTCAGCAAATTAGAGGAAGCATCGCAGATCATTGCCATTCTGGGAAAAGAGACCGATTGGTTTGATGAATTAAGCAGAAAACTCGATGGAGTCAAAGTGATCCGGGCGACCTCTCCCCTGGATGGGAAAACCTTATGGATGGAAATTCTTCCTCCTCATGTATCTAAATCCTATGGTGTCGACTATCTGTGTCACCTCTTGAAAATCGGCAGAAATCAAACTGTTGCCATCGGTAATGACTATAACGACATGGACTTGCTCACCTATTGCAAACACAGCTTTGTTGTTGCCAATGCTCCCGAAGAACTCAAAAAAAAATACCCTGCAGTCGCTTCAAACGATGAAAACGGATTCACCCATATGGTTAATAAACTGCTTCACAGATGACAGATTATCTTACCAGCACAAAACATTGTTCTTTATTAATTTCAACCTTTTAGCCCCCTGAGATTGCAAGATAGACGACAATTCGCTATTCTTTCTAGAAATAGTAACCGAGGGTCAAAATATACCCCAGACTCACCTGTTCCATGGGGTCAGGACCTTTACATCAATAAACGTCCATTCGTTACGCTTGATGAACAGAAGGACTTCGACATAAAAGGAGATAGAGGATGAAAAAGATCGCTGTTATCCTGACGACTCTACTACTGACAACAACAATGCTTGTCACCGTTGCAGCAGCAGAAAAGACTCTTAGAATCGGTATCGCCAAAGAACCTGCCAGTCTGAACCCGGTCTTGATACATGGCGTTTATGGTGAATCAGTCGCCGGCAACATATTTGACACTCTCATCTCTTTTAAAGAAAGTGCCAAAGAGGCGGCGCCACTGCTGGCTGAAAGCTGGACAATTTCCAAAGACGGCAGGGTCTACACTTTCAAGCTGCGCCAAGGGGTGAAATTCCACAATGGTGATGATTTCACCGCTAGTGATGTCAAATTTACCCTTGAAGCCATCATGGATGAAAAAAATGCTTCTCCAAGTGCCCAATTTTTCAAACCGGTTCAGAAAATTGAAATCCCCGATAAGTTCACCGTTGTCATAACTCTCTCCGACCCCTATGCTCCATTCCTGTTAGCCCTTGGTAGTCATACCGCCGGGATTATGCCGGAAAAAGCAACAATGGCTATGGGGATGGAAAAATTTGACCGTTCTCCCATCGGTACCGGCCCTTTCAAATTCGTTGAATGGTCTCCAGATGACAAGATTGTCTTAGCCAGAAACAGCGATTATTTTATCGCCACACCCAACATCGACAAAGTGATTTTCCGTCCGATTCCCAAACCGGAAACTATGGCAGCGGAACTTCTGTCTGGTGGACTGGACGTCGGTTCGGAGTTATTACCTCAGGATATTTCCCGGATGCAGGAAGAAGGATTGTCCGTGAAATCAGTCCCTGGCCTGACCTCACGCTATCTCGGCTTCAATGCCAAGAGGAAACCATTCTCCGATCTGCGTTTCCGTCAAGCCGTATACCATGCGATTCCATTTGACCAGGCAATTCCAGGTATTTTCCGCAGTGATGGTGACCGGGCCTACTCATGGATTCCGGTTGGAGTTCTCGGTGATGACGTGGAGTACATGAAACAGCACACTCTGCCTTACGATCCGCAACGGGCCAAAGCCTTATTTTCAGAGCTGAAAAAAGAAGGCGTGCTTCCTGAGAATTTTGAGTTTACTATCTATAGCCCTCAAGACCCGCAACGTAAAAAAATTGCAACCGTTGTCAGTACTCAGCTTCGTCAGTTCGGGATCACCGTCAAAGTCGAAACTCCTGAATGGGCAACCCTCTTTCCGATGCTCAAAGCCGGCCAGTGTGACATGTATGCCATGGGTTGGGGATCTGTCCCGGACCCCGATCGCTGGACCTATAAAAT
This window encodes:
- a CDS encoding ABC transporter substrate-binding protein → MKKIAVILTTLLLTTTMLVTVAAAEKTLRIGIAKEPASLNPVLIHGVYGESVAGNIFDTLISFKESAKEAAPLLAESWTISKDGRVYTFKLRQGVKFHNGDDFTASDVKFTLEAIMDEKNASPSAQFFKPVQKIEIPDKFTVVITLSDPYAPFLLALGSHTAGIMPEKATMAMGMEKFDRSPIGTGPFKFVEWSPDDKIVLARNSDYFIATPNIDKVIFRPIPKPETMAAELLSGGLDVGSELLPQDISRMQEEGLSVKSVPGLTSRYLGFNAKRKPFSDLRFRQAVYHAIPFDQAIPGIFRSDGDRAYSWIPVGVLGDDVEYMKQHTLPYDPQRAKALFSELKKEGVLPENFEFTIYSPQDPQRKKIATVVSTQLRQFGITVKVETPEWATLFPMLKAGQCDMYAMGWGSVPDPDRWTYKIFIPESNMNFSQYSDPLVTEALKKGRTISDPDLRAKLYHTAMRKALVEDYIHIPIAFLKTTIVTGPKVQGLEPSPQRYIHLVTEKRNVDMN
- a CDS encoding HAD family hydrolase, with product MNIKMVVTDLDGTLARSDSSVCPIDIETLKRIGNSGLCRVIATGRNYFSACKVLSEDFPIDYLVFSCGAGIMNWKTKEIIQAQHLSKEQVEKIAAVLLDHQVDFSIQDKIPDNHHFSYSLRNKDNEDFKRRLDIYNGYTRLLNVSKLEEASQIIAILGKETDWFDELSRKLDGVKVIRATSPLDGKTLWMEILPPHVSKSYGVDYLCHLLKIGRNQTVAIGNDYNDMDLLTYCKHSFVVANAPEELKKKYPAVASNDENGFTHMVNKLLHR